A section of the Alkalihalobacillus sp. LMS39 genome encodes:
- the bioF gene encoding 8-amino-7-oxononanoate synthase, producing MNELDAVLKQKMNKTIEAGLYRHLQNKMNTAPKPKMIVNQKELLVFSSNDYLGLANDKRLIEAAHNVMNHFGVGSSGSRLTTGNTEWHEKLEQKIASFKQTEAALLFSSGYLANVGVLTTLPQKGDIIFSDELNHASIIDGCRLSKAETVIYRHIDMNDLEEKLRQTEPGKQKFIVTDGVFSMDGTIAPLSLILSLAKKYGAFLIVDDAHATGVLGENGRGTSEYFGVEPHVVIGTLSKAVGGEGGFVAGSAILIDYLINHARTFIFQTALPPASCATACCALEIIEGTKEKRDRLFANIRTVKEGLSALGFNVKGEDTPIIPVIIGEEIKAVVFAKKLMHQGIYAPAIRPPTVKKGESRIRLTVTSEHTREDIKKLLDVFQSIGRELTLIT from the coding sequence ATGAATGAACTAGACGCCGTACTTAAACAAAAAATGAACAAAACGATAGAAGCGGGATTATATCGTCATTTACAAAATAAAATGAATACCGCACCGAAGCCTAAGATGATAGTAAATCAAAAAGAACTTCTTGTTTTTTCTTCAAATGACTATTTAGGGCTAGCTAATGACAAGCGATTAATCGAAGCGGCTCACAACGTGATGAACCACTTTGGAGTAGGTAGTAGTGGTTCAAGATTAACAACAGGAAATACAGAATGGCATGAAAAACTAGAACAGAAGATTGCGAGCTTTAAACAAACAGAAGCAGCTTTACTTTTTTCTAGTGGATATTTAGCGAATGTCGGAGTCTTAACAACGTTACCACAAAAGGGAGACATTATTTTTAGTGATGAGCTCAACCATGCGAGTATTATTGATGGTTGTCGCCTTTCAAAAGCAGAGACTGTCATTTATCGGCATATTGACATGAACGACCTAGAGGAGAAATTACGACAGACGGAACCGGGTAAGCAGAAATTTATTGTCACTGATGGAGTATTTAGTATGGATGGCACGATTGCTCCCCTTTCTTTAATACTATCATTAGCGAAGAAGTATGGAGCTTTTCTTATTGTAGATGATGCTCACGCTACAGGGGTGCTAGGAGAGAATGGAAGAGGAACGAGTGAATATTTTGGAGTCGAACCACATGTCGTGATTGGAACATTAAGTAAAGCGGTTGGGGGAGAAGGAGGGTTTGTAGCTGGATCTGCAATTCTTATTGACTATTTAATCAATCATGCGAGAACGTTCATTTTTCAAACAGCACTCCCTCCTGCTAGTTGTGCAACTGCGTGTTGTGCACTCGAAATCATTGAGGGTACAAAGGAAAAGCGTGACCGATTATTTGCGAACATAAGGACTGTAAAAGAAGGTTTATCTGCTCTTGGTTTTAATGTGAAGGGAGAAGATACACCTATCATTCCCGTTATCATTGGGGAGGAAATAAAAGCAGTAGTATTTGCAAAAAAGCTCATGCATCAAGGAATTTATGCACCAGCCATTCGTCCTCCTACGGTAAAAAAAGGAGAAAGCCGAATTCGGTTGACGGTTACTAGTGAACATACACGAGAAGATATTAAGAAACTACTTGATGTTTTTCAATCTATTGGAAGAGAGTTGACTCTAATTACATGA
- the bioD gene encoding dethiobiotin synthase has product MTGIFITGTDTDVGKTIISAGISGVLQKRQYDVGVFKPMLSGVQRDHPSSDTRMLKEYSGTQLTYEEITPYSFKEPLAPFVAAKLENRVVELSDIIRHWENIKQKHKHFIVEGAGGIAVPMGEQYLVSDVIQALQLPIVIVARPNLGTLNHTFLTVQYAKSLGLEILGIIINGKSETGDVAEKTNPELMEALCGVPLLGVTPKLKQVSKEAVISMVEANVKMSKLENYLEGKR; this is encoded by the coding sequence ATGACCGGAATTTTTATTACTGGGACAGATACAGATGTAGGAAAAACGATTATATCTGCAGGTATTAGTGGTGTATTACAAAAACGACAATATGATGTTGGGGTATTTAAACCGATGTTAAGTGGAGTCCAAAGGGACCATCCTAGCAGTGATACAAGGATGTTAAAAGAATATTCAGGAACGCAGCTAACTTATGAAGAAATTACACCATACTCTTTCAAAGAACCGTTAGCGCCTTTTGTTGCAGCCAAGCTTGAAAACAGGGTTGTTGAACTTTCAGACATCATCCGTCACTGGGAAAACATAAAACAAAAGCATAAGCATTTTATAGTGGAGGGTGCTGGGGGAATTGCGGTGCCAATGGGGGAGCAGTATTTAGTGAGTGACGTAATACAAGCATTACAACTCCCGATTGTCATTGTAGCAAGGCCAAATCTCGGTACATTGAACCATACGTTTTTGACGGTTCAGTATGCGAAAAGTCTAGGCCTAGAAATTCTAGGTATTATCATTAATGGAAAAAGCGAGACGGGCGATGTAGCTGAAAAAACGAACCCTGAGTTGATGGAAGCTTTGTGTGGTGTGCCGTTGCTTGGGGTGACGCCAAAGCTCAAACAAGTTTCAAAGGAAGCTGTTATTTCAATGGTAGAAGCAAATGTTAAGATGTCAAAACTAGAAAACTATTTGGAGGGGAAACGATGA